A single window of Nasonia vitripennis strain AsymCx chromosome 4, Nvit_psr_1.1, whole genome shotgun sequence DNA harbors:
- the LOC107981789 gene encoding speckle-type POZ protein B-like has product MPSIVTGEVTFDLLKFVWKINNFQMTCKKVSIADYLRSPELKTSDDTPIHLKLYPNGRNEASKDYLSLYLHIREYIRAQVIFQILDAEGKVAAHHTTNTMQTFASQSDFGTEKLALRDFVIDPANGILTGNKMLITCAITGHMGEIDVVKDEDSQQRFKEINKYEALINDVEFSDVSLISEGRALKVHRCILAKSSSVFADMFKAEKSQETSVEIGDIRYDVLVELIRFVYIGRVNNIYSLANELYAAADTYALHGLMDMCKEAMCKNFNVDSVIECIKFANRHRMDELKKRSIEFIVAHADEVTNKPDFKALPSELLCEICCAMSKKIKP; this is encoded by the coding sequence atGCCCTCGATTGTTACCGGTGAAGTGACGTTCGATCTGCTGAAATTCGTCTGGAAGATCAACAATTTTCAAATGACCTGCAAGAAAGTCTCGATCGCGGATTACCTTCGTTCTCCGGAGTTGAAGACAAGTGATGATACCCCAATCCACTTAAAGTTATACCCTAATGGCAGAAACGAAGCTTCCAAAGACTACTTGTCTCTCTACCTACACATTCGCGAGTACATTCGAGCAcaggttatttttcaaatcctCGATGCAGAGGGCAAAGTCGCGGCGCACCATACCACCAATACTATGCAAACGTTCGCCAGTCAGAGCGATTTTGGAACCGAAAAATTGGCCCTACGAGATTTCGTCATAGATCCAGCCAACGGTATCCTAACGGGTAACAAAATGCTCATCACGTGTGCCATAACCGGGCACATGGGAGAGATAGACGTAGTCAAGGACGAAGACAGTCAGCAGCGATTCAAAGAGATTAACAAGTACGAGGCTCTTATCAACGACGTCGAATTCAGCGACGTATCGCTTATCTCGGAAGGAAGAGCCTTGAAGGTGCACAGATGCATACTCGCAAAGAGCAGTTCGGTCTTCGCGGACATGTTCAAAGCCGAGAAATCTCAGGAGACAAGTGTGGAGATCGGAGATATCAGATATGACGTCCTCGTGGAACTGATTCGTTTTGTTTACATCGGGAGAGTCAACAATATCTACTCACTCGCCAACGAACTCTACGCCGCAGCTGATACATACGCACTGCACGGACTGATGGATATGTGCAAGGAGGCGATGTGCAAAAATTTCAACGTCGACAGCGTCATTGAATGCATCAAGTTCGCAAACAGACACCGCATGGATGAGTTAAAGAAGAGATCCATCGAGTTCATCGTCGCTCACGCAGATGAAGTGACCAATAAACCGGACTTCAAGGCTTTGCCATCTGAGCTTCTGTGCGAAATATGTTGCGCCATGTCGAAGAAGATTAAGCCATGA
- the LOC100122678 gene encoding speckle-type POZ protein B-like isoform X2, producing MAFNVNGDISVASHKFKWVINDFSTSCRHVGEALHSPPFFGMKDIQCTLKLYPKGENEESRDLFSLVLSVHAKIEGTVILQILNNKGEAMVSHIAEGRAFINGSYLYEYKKYGLRDFIIDPANDILNDDKMTIACKITKLSPKEMKKRSDKNKNHEEMWQGVVGRLEEIDKYECLINENKFSDVTLISEGRALKVHKCILAKSSLVFAAMFEAEMLEKQDSSVEIEDIS from the exons ATGGCTTTTAACGTCAACGGGGACATCAGTGTCGCTTCACACAAGTTCAAGTGGGTCATCAATGACTTCAGTACAAGCTGCAGGCACGTCGGAGAAGCCCTGCATTCACCACCATTTTTCGGAATGAAGGACATCCAATGTACGCTGAAACTTTATCCAAAAGGTGAAAACGAAGAGTCCAGAGATCTCTTTTCGCTTGTACTATCTGTTCACGCGAAGATCGAGGGCACGGTTATTCTTCAAATCCTCAATAACAAGGGCGAAGCGATGGTAAGTCACATAGCTGAAGGGAGAGCCTTCATTAACGGTAGTTACTTGTacgaatataaaaaatatggaCTACGAGATTTCATCATAGACCCAGCCAACGATATTCTTAACGATGACAAAATGACCATCGCGTGCAAAATTACTAAGCTCTCGCCTAAAGAGATGAAGAAACGTTCGGATAAGAACAAGAATCACGAGGAAATGTGGCAAGGCGTCGTCGGTCGACTGGAAGAGATCGACAAGTACGAGTGTCTCATCAACGAGAATAAATTCAGCGACGTAACCCTTATCTCCGAAGGTCGAGCCTTGAAGGTCCACAAGTGCATACTCGCCAAGAGCAGTTTGGTTTTCGCTGCAATGTTCGAAGCCGAGATGCTGGAGAAGCAAGACAGCAGCGTAGAAATCGAAGACATCAG CTGA
- the LOC100122678 gene encoding speckle-type POZ protein B-like isoform X1, translating into MAFNVNGDISVASHKFKWVINDFSTSCRHVGEALHSPPFFGMKDIQCTLKLYPKGENEESRDLFSLVLSVHAKIEGTVILQILNNKGEAMVSHIAEGRAFINGSYLYEYKKYGLRDFIIDPANDILNDDKMTIACKITKLSPKEMKKRSDKNKNHEEMWQGVVGRLEEIDKYECLINENKFSDVTLISEGRALKVHKCILAKSSLVFAAMFEAEMLEKQDSSVEIEDIRYDVLLEMIRFMYVGKVKNMDDLAGELLAAADKYALEKLMVMCEETMCKNLNADNVIESVVLADIHRMDVLKKKSIEYILAHANDVTNGRNFKSLPYDLLCEVCCAMSKKLKL; encoded by the coding sequence ATGGCTTTTAACGTCAACGGGGACATCAGTGTCGCTTCACACAAGTTCAAGTGGGTCATCAATGACTTCAGTACAAGCTGCAGGCACGTCGGAGAAGCCCTGCATTCACCACCATTTTTCGGAATGAAGGACATCCAATGTACGCTGAAACTTTATCCAAAAGGTGAAAACGAAGAGTCCAGAGATCTCTTTTCGCTTGTACTATCTGTTCACGCGAAGATCGAGGGCACGGTTATTCTTCAAATCCTCAATAACAAGGGCGAAGCGATGGTAAGTCACATAGCTGAAGGGAGAGCCTTCATTAACGGTAGTTACTTGTacgaatataaaaaatatggaCTACGAGATTTCATCATAGACCCAGCCAACGATATTCTTAACGATGACAAAATGACCATCGCGTGCAAAATTACTAAGCTCTCGCCTAAAGAGATGAAGAAACGTTCGGATAAGAACAAGAATCACGAGGAAATGTGGCAAGGCGTCGTCGGTCGACTGGAAGAGATCGACAAGTACGAGTGTCTCATCAACGAGAATAAATTCAGCGACGTAACCCTTATCTCCGAAGGTCGAGCCTTGAAGGTCCACAAGTGCATACTCGCCAAGAGCAGTTTGGTTTTCGCTGCAATGTTCGAAGCCGAGATGCTGGAGAAGCAAGACAGCAGCGTAGAAATCGAAGACATCAGGTACGACGTGCTCCTGGAGATGATACGTTTCATGTACGTGGGAAAGGTGAAAAATATGGATGATCTCGCTGGTGAACTTTTGGCCGCAGCTGACAAGTACGCACTGGAAAAACTGATGGTCATGTGCGAGGAGACGATGTGCAAGAATTTGAACGCCGATAATGTCATCGAGTCCGTCGTACTTGCCGACATTCACCGGATGGATGTGTTGAAGAAGAAATCAATCGAGTATATATTAGCGCACGCGAACGACGTTACTAACGGACGGAACTTCAAATCGCTGCCTTACGATCTCTTGTGCGAAGTGTGCTGCGCAATGTCCAAAAAGCTCAAGCTATGA
- the LOC103316710 gene encoding speckle-type POZ protein-like, translated as MSFNVNGNISVASYKFKWVINDFSTSCRHVGEALYSPPFFGMKDIQCTLKLYPKGENEESRDIFSLVLPVHGKIEGTVTLQILNNKGEAVVSHTAEGRPFIKGCYLHEYKKYGLLDFIIDPANGILDDDKMIIMCKITQLTPEEMKKRSDKHKNREEMWQGVVGRLEEIDKYECLINENKFSDVTLITEGRVLKVHKCILAKSSLVFAAMFEAEMLEKQDSSVEIEDIRYDVLLEMIRFIYVGKVKNMDDLAGELLAAADKYALEKLMVMCEDTMCKNLNVDNVIEYVVLADVHRMYVLKKKSIEFILAYANDVANGRNFKSLPYDLLCEVCCAMSKKIKL; from the coding sequence ATGTCTTTCAACGTTAACGGCAACATCAGTGTCGCTTCATACAAGTTTAAGTGGGTCATCAATGACTTCAGTACAAGCTGCAGGCACGTCGGAGAAGCCCTGTATTCACCACCATTTTTCGGAATGAAGGACATCCAATGTACGCTGAAACTTTATCCAAAAGGTGAAAACGAAGAGTCCAGAGATATCTTTTCGCTTGTGCTACCCGTTCACGGGAAGATCGAGGGCACGGTTACTCTTCAAATCCTCAACAACAAGGGTGAAGCGGTGGTGAGTCACACAGCTGAAGGGAGACCCTTCATCAAAGGCTGTTACTTGCacgaatataaaaaatatggaCTGCTAGATTTCATCATAGACCCAGCTAACGGTATTCTCGATGACGACAAGATGATCATCATGTGCAAAATAACTCAGCTCACGCCTGAAGAGATGAAGAAACGTTCGGACAAGCACAAGAATCGTGAGGAAATGTGGCAAGGCGTCGTCGGTCGACTGGAAGAGATCGACAAGTACGAGTGTCTCATCAACGAGAATAAATTCAGCGACGTAACCCTCATTACTGAAGGTAGAGTCTTGAAGGTCCACAAGTGCATACTCGCCAAGAGCAGTTTGGTTTTCGCTGCAATGTTCGAAGCCGAGATGCTGGAGAAGCAAGACAGCAGCGTAGAAATCGAAGACATCAGGTACGACGTGCTGCTGGAGATGATACGTTTCATCTACGTAGGAAAGGTGAAAAATATGGATGATCTCGCTGGTGAACTTTTGGCCGCAGCTGACAAGTACGCACTGGAGAAACTGATGGTCATGTGCGAGGATACGATGTGCAAGAATTTGAACGTCGACAATGTCATCGAGTACGTCGTACTTGCCGACGTTCATCGGATGTATGTGCTGAAGAAGAAATCAATCGAGTTTATATTAGCGTATGCGAACGACGTTGCTAACGGACGGAACTTCAAGTCGCTGCCTTACGATCTCTTGTGTGAAGTGTGCTGCGCCATGTCCAAAAAGATCAAACTATGA